Proteins encoded within one genomic window of Anaerolineae bacterium:
- the rplP gene encoding 50S ribosomal protein L16 yields the protein MLMPKRVKYRKQQRGRLKGKASRGNTLEFGDYGLQALEPCWLTARQIEAARRAIIRFVRRTGKLWIRVFPDKPITRKPAETRMGSGKGNVDQWVAVVKPGRIIFELAGVKEEDAEEAFRLAAHKLPIKTQIVKRAELVKEV from the coding sequence ATGTTGATGCCTAAAAGGGTTAAGTATCGCAAGCAGCAAAGGGGGCGTTTGAAGGGGAAAGCCTCCAGGGGTAATACTTTGGAATTTGGGGATTATGGCCTTCAAGCTCTTGAGCCCTGCTGGCTTACGGCCCGTCAGATAGAGGCTGCCCGCCGGGCTATTATCCGTTTCGTGCGCCGGACTGGCAAACTCTGGATTCGGGTTTTTCCGGATAAGCCCATAACCCGCAAACCCGCTGAAACCCGGATGGGCAGCGGTAAAGGGAACGTTGATCAGTGGGTGGCGGTAGTGAAGCCCGGCCGCATTATCTTTGAGCTGGCAGGTGTAAAAGAGGAGGATGCGGAGGAGGCTTTCCGCCTCGCTGCTCACAAACTCCCCATTAAAACACAGATAGTAAAGCGAGCAGAATTGGTTAAGGAGGTTTAG
- the rpsQ gene encoding 30S ribosomal protein S17: MRERRKKLVGRVVSDKMDKTVVVKVERTKRHPLYGKVITVSKKFMAHDPNNECRVGDLVRIIESRPISRRKRWVVVEILERAQA; the protein is encoded by the coding sequence ATGAGAGAACGGCGTAAGAAGCTCGTAGGGAGAGTGGTGAGCGATAAAATGGATAAGACCGTAGTAGTTAAAGTAGAGCGCACCAAACGCCATCCCCTCTACGGCAAAGTTATAACTGTCAGCAAGAAATTTATGGCCCATGATCCCAATAACGAATGCCGTGTGGGGGATCTGGTGCGCATAATTGAATCAAGACCCATAAGCCGGAGGAAGCGCTGGGTAGTTGTAGAAATCCTGGAGCGGGCGCAGGCTTGA
- the rpsE gene encoding 30S ribosomal protein S5: MDFMEESRLFEAEELDERVIEIKRTAKMMKGGRRFHFRALVVVGDNKGHVGIGMGKATEVPEAIRKGLEKARRNMVKVNILGNTIPHPVVAKFAASKVLLRPATPGTGVIAGGPVRAVLEAAGIKDVLSKAFGSTQPVNLVKATLAALMQLKDPAEEARKRNKPLEEVLPFWMRRRENEGRER, translated from the coding sequence ATGGATTTTATGGAAGAGTCCAGGCTATTTGAGGCTGAGGAGCTTGATGAAAGGGTGATAGAAATAAAGCGCACGGCTAAGATGATGAAGGGTGGCCGTCGCTTCCACTTCCGTGCCCTGGTGGTAGTGGGCGATAACAAAGGCCATGTGGGCATAGGGATGGGAAAGGCCACTGAAGTCCCTGAAGCCATCCGCAAGGGGCTGGAAAAAGCCAGGCGCAATATGGTAAAAGTTAACATCCTGGGCAATACCATACCCCATCCCGTTGTGGCCAAGTTTGCTGCCAGCAAAGTTCTCCTCAGACCCGCTACTCCGGGCACTGGGGTCATAGCTGGCGGGCCTGTTCGGGCTGTTCTGGAGGCAGCGGGGATAAAGGATGTGCTGAGTAAGGCTTTCGGGAGCACCCAGCCTGTGAACCTGGTCAAGGCCACTCTGGCCGCCTTAATGCAACTCAAGGATCCAGCGGAGGAGGCGAGAAAGAGGAACAAGCCTCTGGAGGAAGTTCTTCCCTTCTGGATGAGGAGGCGCGAAAATGAAGGCCGGGAACGGTAA
- the rplO gene encoding 50S ribosomal protein L15, with protein sequence MKLQDLRPPKGAKHRRKRVGRGNASGHGTYCGRGIKGQNARSGGKMPPYFEGGQLPLVRRLPHKRGFTNIFKVYYTPVNLEKLNEFPAGAEVNPSVLAEAGIIKSKNEPIVILARGEIDRPLVVKAHRFSQKAKEKILAAGGTVEVLPLKGR encoded by the coding sequence ATGAAGCTTCAGGATTTGCGCCCTCCCAAAGGGGCAAAACACAGACGGAAAAGGGTGGGTCGGGGCAACGCCTCAGGCCATGGAACTTACTGTGGGAGAGGGATAAAGGGGCAAAATGCTCGCTCTGGTGGGAAGATGCCTCCTTACTTTGAAGGAGGTCAGCTTCCTCTGGTCCGGAGGCTTCCCCATAAGCGGGGATTTACTAACATCTTCAAGGTTTATTATACCCCAGTCAATCTGGAAAAACTGAACGAATTTCCGGCTGGGGCTGAGGTTAATCCTTCTGTTTTAGCCGAGGCTGGCATTATAAAATCCAAAAATGAGCCTATAGTCATTTTGGCCAGAGGGGAAATAGATCGGCCTCTGGTGGTGAAGGCCCATCGCTTTTCCCAGAAAGCCAAAGAGAAAATCCTCGCAGCGGGGGGTACTGTGGAGGTTCTTCCCCTCAAAGGGAGGTAA
- the rplW gene encoding 50S ribosomal protein L23 gives MHLYEIIRRPIDTEKTRILAEQGQYVFEVDPRANKIQVKQAVEKIYNVKVEEVRIINLPAKKARRGYRIVVRKPARKKAVVKLAPGEKIQIFEGV, from the coding sequence ATGCACCTTTATGAAATCATCCGCAGGCCAATTGACACGGAGAAAACGAGGATTCTGGCGGAGCAGGGACAGTATGTTTTTGAAGTGGACCCGCGGGCCAACAAAATCCAGGTGAAACAAGCGGTGGAGAAAATCTACAACGTAAAGGTGGAAGAAGTGCGTATAATTAATCTCCCGGCCAAGAAGGCCCGTCGGGGTTATCGGATTGTTGTAAGGAAGCCGGCCAGAAAGAAAGCCGTGGTGAAGTTGGCTCCTGGTGAAAAAATCCAGATCTTTGAAGGAGTGTAG
- the secY gene encoding preprotein translocase subunit SecY: MIQALKSAFRFPDLRKRILFTLGIIALYRLVAHIPVPGVDPVAIKKLFEASHLLGFLDMFSGGAMSSFSIIAMGVYPYITASIVMQLLIPLIPRLEKLVKEGGEEGRRKIERYTHWLTVPLAALEAFGQGILLAREGVLANFGLAPDTLLPTIATVITLTAGTMFAMWLGQLIDEKGIGNGISLIIFSGIVAQVPLRVGRILMSRPLDLILFLIITAITVGAIVYIQEAQRRIPVQYGRRVRAIRGNRVLVVGGQGTHIPLRVNSAGMIPLIFAQSFLLLPATISSYLVYAPNKVVSSIAAGMSQAFDPRSNFYWIAYFFLVVAFTYFYTDVIFKQQNLAEFLQKQGGFIPGIRPGKSTEDYLNKVLQRITFAGAVFLGLVAILPWIVRDVTETQVMLLTSAGLLIVVGVVIDTMRQLEAQLIMRHYEGFLRR, encoded by the coding sequence ATGATTCAGGCGCTAAAGAGTGCTTTTCGTTTCCCTGATCTGCGCAAAAGGATACTTTTCACCCTGGGGATAATAGCCCTTTACAGGCTGGTGGCCCATATCCCTGTGCCAGGGGTGGACCCTGTGGCCATTAAAAAGCTTTTTGAGGCCAGCCATCTCCTGGGCTTTCTAGACATGTTCTCAGGCGGGGCTATGTCCAGCTTTTCCATTATCGCCATGGGTGTTTATCCCTACATAACTGCTTCCATCGTGATGCAACTTCTGATCCCTCTTATACCCCGGCTGGAAAAGCTTGTTAAAGAGGGAGGGGAAGAGGGGAGGCGGAAAATAGAGCGTTACACCCACTGGCTTACAGTTCCACTGGCGGCGCTTGAAGCTTTCGGCCAGGGGATTTTGTTGGCAAGAGAGGGGGTCCTGGCTAACTTTGGCTTGGCTCCTGACACTTTGCTTCCCACTATTGCTACCGTAATCACCCTCACGGCCGGGACCATGTTCGCCATGTGGCTTGGCCAACTCATTGATGAAAAGGGCATAGGAAACGGCATCTCCCTCATAATCTTCAGCGGTATAGTGGCACAGGTGCCTTTAAGGGTGGGAAGGATACTGATGAGCAGGCCTCTTGACCTTATCCTCTTCCTCATCATAACGGCCATAACGGTTGGAGCCATAGTCTATATCCAGGAAGCTCAGAGGAGAATACCGGTCCAGTACGGGCGCCGGGTCAGGGCAATAAGAGGCAACAGGGTCCTGGTAGTGGGGGGGCAGGGAACTCACATCCCTCTGAGAGTTAACTCGGCGGGGATGATCCCTCTCATCTTTGCCCAGAGCTTCCTTCTTCTGCCTGCCACCATCTCAAGCTATCTGGTTTATGCTCCCAACAAAGTGGTGTCCAGCATAGCGGCTGGAATGAGTCAGGCCTTTGACCCCAGGAGCAACTTTTACTGGATAGCCTACTTTTTCCTGGTAGTGGCCTTCACCTATTTCTATACCGACGTCATCTTCAAGCAACAGAATCTGGCCGAGTTCCTCCAGAAGCAGGGAGGCTTCATACCGGGGATCAGGCCAGGAAAGAGCACTGAGGACTATCTTAACAAAGTGTTGCAGCGCATTACTTTCGCTGGCGCCGTTTTCCTTGGTTTAGTAGCTATTCTCCCCTGGATTGTGAGGGACGTCACCGAAACCCAGGTCATGCTTCTTACCAGTGCTGGTCTTCTGATCGTCGTGGGGGTTGTCATAGATACCATGCGGCAGCTTGAGGCCCAGCTTATCATGCGCCATTACGAAGGATTCCTGAGAAGGTAG
- the rplV gene encoding 50S ribosomal protein L22 codes for MEAFQVRAIARYVRISPQKVRRILGQLRGKQVDEALALLEFMPQKAARIVSKAIKSAVANAVENYGLSREDLYIVGLFADQGPTRRWRRFAARGRVRLIRRRYSHLTVVVAEKTS; via the coding sequence ATGGAAGCCTTTCAGGTTAGAGCCATAGCCCGTTACGTCAGGATATCGCCTCAAAAGGTTCGCAGGATTTTGGGACAGCTCCGGGGCAAACAGGTGGACGAAGCTTTGGCCCTTCTGGAGTTCATGCCCCAGAAAGCCGCCAGAATTGTATCCAAGGCCATAAAATCAGCCGTAGCTAACGCTGTAGAAAACTATGGGCTTTCCAGGGAAGACCTTTACATCGTGGGCCTCTTTGCTGATCAGGGGCCAACGCGGCGATGGAGGCGTTTTGCCGCCAGAGGGCGAGTGCGCCTTATACGCCGGCGCTATTCTCATTTGACCGTTGTTGTAGCGGAGAAAACATCTTAA
- the rpsS gene encoding 30S ribosomal protein S19, with product MSRSLKKGPYVDPKLLRRIEEMNRTGEKKVIKTWSRASVIVPQMVGHTIAVHDGRRHVPIYITEQMVGHRLGEFAPTRTFRGHTVKEKRTQVKKK from the coding sequence ATGAGCCGCTCTCTAAAGAAGGGGCCTTATGTAGACCCCAAGCTTCTTAGAAGAATTGAAGAAATGAACAGAACTGGGGAGAAAAAGGTCATAAAGACCTGGTCCAGGGCTTCGGTAATAGTTCCCCAGATGGTGGGCCACACCATTGCCGTTCATGATGGCCGTCGTCATGTGCCTATATATATTACTGAGCAGATGGTGGGCCATCGGCTGGGGGAGTTTGCTCCTACCAGGACCTTCAGGGGGCATACCGTTAAAGAGAAAAGGACCCAGGTTAAGAAGAAATAA
- the rpsH gene encoding 30S ribosomal protein S8, giving the protein MTMTDPIADMLARIRNALMAKHREVKIPSSKMKVAIARILKDEGYIEDFKVTRDKPQPMIVITLKYDEKGKPVIMGLKRISKPGRRIYVGRKEIPRVLSGMGIAILSTPKGVITDKQARRLKVGGEVICYVW; this is encoded by the coding sequence ATGACCATGACAGACCCTATCGCCGATATGCTTGCTCGCATAAGAAACGCCCTTATGGCTAAGCACAGGGAAGTCAAGATACCCAGCTCAAAAATGAAAGTGGCCATAGCTCGCATCCTCAAAGATGAGGGCTACATTGAGGACTTCAAGGTTACCAGGGACAAACCCCAGCCCATGATAGTCATAACCCTTAAATACGATGAGAAAGGCAAGCCTGTCATAATGGGTCTTAAGAGGATAAGCAAGCCCGGCAGAAGGATATACGTGGGGAGGAAGGAGATCCCCAGGGTATTGAGTGGGATGGGGATTGCTATCCTCTCCACTCCCAAGGGGGTAATAACGGATAAGCAGGCCCGCAGGCTCAAAGTTGGGGGCGAAGTGATATGTTACGTTTGGTAG
- the rplN gene encoding 50S ribosomal protein L14 produces MIQQETRLVVADNTGAKEILCIRVLGGSAKKYGRIGDIIIASVKEATPDAQVEKGDVVRAVIVRTAKEYRRPDGSYIRFDDNAAVIIDENGNPKGTRIFGPVARELRSKGFMKIISLAPEVV; encoded by the coding sequence ATGATCCAGCAGGAAACCCGCCTCGTTGTAGCCGATAACACAGGCGCCAAAGAGATCCTTTGTATCCGGGTCCTTGGCGGTTCGGCCAAGAAATACGGCCGAATAGGGGATATTATCATCGCTTCAGTAAAAGAGGCGACTCCCGATGCTCAGGTGGAAAAGGGGGATGTGGTAAGAGCAGTAATCGTTAGGACCGCTAAGGAATACCGGAGGCCTGATGGTTCTTACATCCGCTTTGACGATAATGCGGCGGTAATAATAGACGAAAACGGCAACCCGAAGGGGACCAGGATTTTTGGCCCGGTGGCCAGAGAGCTCCGGAGCAAAGGCTTTATGAAGATTATCTCCCTGGCGCCCGAGGTGGTCTAA
- a CDS encoding adenylate kinase, producing MVQRPLYVVLIGAPGAGKGTQAALLEKELGIPHISSGDMLREAVAKGTELGRLAKSYMDRGELVPDDVMVKVVLERLSMPDCQRGALLDGFPRTPEQARALEEALAKEGKFISLVPYIKVSMEKLLERLAGRWICRNCQAVYHLVYNPPKEDLKCDLCGGELYQREDDKPETARRRLEVYFAQTAPLIEHYRKAGILREIDGERGIEEIHRELVALLSEVQRRGGDDNP from the coding sequence ATGGTCCAAAGACCCCTCTACGTCGTTCTCATAGGAGCCCCGGGGGCGGGTAAGGGCACTCAGGCTGCCCTGTTGGAAAAGGAGTTGGGTATCCCTCACATCTCTTCGGGAGACATGCTAAGGGAGGCGGTGGCTAAGGGGACAGAACTTGGTCGCCTGGCCAAAAGTTACATGGATCGGGGAGAGCTTGTCCCCGACGATGTGATGGTCAAAGTGGTGCTGGAGCGCCTTTCCATGCCTGACTGTCAAAGAGGAGCCTTGTTGGACGGTTTCCCCCGAACTCCGGAGCAGGCGAGGGCGCTGGAAGAGGCGCTGGCTAAAGAGGGGAAATTTATATCCTTGGTCCCTTACATAAAAGTTTCAATGGAGAAACTCCTGGAAAGGCTTGCAGGCAGATGGATTTGCCGTAATTGTCAGGCTGTTTACCATCTGGTCTATAACCCGCCCAAGGAAGACTTAAAGTGCGATTTGTGCGGCGGGGAACTTTACCAGCGTGAAGATGATAAGCCGGAGACGGCCCGTCGCCGTCTGGAGGTCTATTTCGCCCAGACGGCCCCCCTTATAGAGCACTACCGTAAGGCTGGTATCCTTCGGGAGATAGATGGGGAAAGGGGGATAGAGGAAATACATCGTGAGCTTGTAGCCCTTTTATCCGAGGTCCAGAGGCGAGGGGGGGATGATAATCCTTAA
- a CDS encoding type Z 30S ribosomal protein S14 has translation MARKCMKYREMRRKYAVRVRNRCELCGRPRGYMRRFKLCRICFRKLALEGLIPGVIKASW, from the coding sequence GTGGCCAGGAAATGCATGAAATACCGGGAAATGCGCAGAAAATACGCTGTCAGAGTGAGAAATCGCTGTGAACTGTGTGGGAGGCCGAGGGGTTATATGCGGCGTTTCAAGCTTTGTCGCATTTGTTTCCGCAAGCTGGCCCTTGAAGGCTTAATCCCGGGTGTAATCAAGGCCAGTTGGTGA
- the rpsC gene encoding 30S ribosomal protein S3, which produces MGRKVHPIGFRLGYNKEWFSVWYAEGKEYAEVLHQDLKIRQLIDKELAEAAVSRVKIERFPRQINITIHSAKPGLVIGRKGAAINKIRQEIEDLTGQKVNIKVEEIKKPELDAVLVARSIAEQIEKRVSYRRAMKQAAARVMKAGAKGVMIQCKGRLAGAEMARKETVKEGRIPRNTLKADIDYALAEALTTLGKIGVKVWIYKGDILPKKPEFEAFLIAEEATASE; this is translated from the coding sequence TTGGGCCGGAAAGTTCACCCTATCGGATTCAGGCTTGGCTATAATAAAGAGTGGTTCTCGGTCTGGTATGCCGAGGGCAAAGAATATGCTGAAGTCCTTCACCAGGACCTTAAAATTCGTCAGCTCATTGATAAAGAGCTGGCGGAAGCAGCGGTTTCCAGGGTAAAGATAGAACGCTTCCCCAGGCAGATTAACATAACGATTCACTCGGCTAAACCGGGCCTGGTTATAGGCCGCAAAGGAGCTGCAATTAACAAAATCCGGCAGGAAATTGAGGACCTTACTGGTCAGAAGGTTAACATAAAAGTTGAAGAAATAAAGAAGCCTGAGCTGGATGCTGTTTTAGTCGCCAGGAGCATCGCCGAACAGATAGAGAAAAGGGTTTCCTACCGCCGGGCTATGAAACAGGCTGCAGCAAGGGTCATGAAAGCTGGTGCTAAGGGTGTAATGATTCAGTGCAAGGGGAGGTTAGCTGGCGCGGAGATGGCCCGGAAGGAGACGGTGAAAGAGGGGAGAATCCCTCGCAACACCCTTAAGGCTGATATTGACTATGCTTTGGCAGAAGCCCTTACCACTCTGGGTAAGATAGGGGTTAAGGTGTGGATATACAAGGGTGACATTTTGCCCAAGAAGCCCGAATTTGAAGCTTTCCTGATCGCTGAAGAAGCTACTGCGTCAGAATGA
- the rplF gene encoding 50S ribosomal protein L6, translated as MSRIGRKPIPIPPGVDVKVNGLTVTVKGPKGELTRTFPEGVTVAVQNGQIVVGRLSDDRRHRAFHGLTRALLANMVEGVTRGFEKKLEIEGVGYKAELQGKDLVLWVGFSHPVRIQPLPGISFVVDKSGREITVQGIDKEKVGEMAAIIRRVRPPEPYKGKGIRYAGEQIRRKQGKAGKIGKGGKK; from the coding sequence GTGTCCAGGATAGGCCGAAAACCGATACCCATCCCACCAGGGGTGGATGTAAAAGTAAACGGTCTCACCGTTACCGTGAAAGGCCCTAAAGGTGAGTTGACCAGGACTTTTCCTGAGGGAGTTACAGTGGCTGTTCAGAACGGCCAGATTGTGGTCGGAAGGCTCAGCGATGACCGCCGTCACAGAGCCTTTCACGGCCTAACCAGAGCCCTTTTGGCTAACATGGTGGAAGGGGTAACCAGAGGGTTTGAGAAGAAGCTGGAGATAGAAGGTGTAGGATACAAGGCTGAGTTGCAGGGGAAAGACCTGGTGCTCTGGGTGGGGTTTTCCCACCCTGTCAGGATTCAACCCCTGCCCGGGATAAGTTTTGTGGTGGATAAAAGCGGCCGCGAAATTACAGTTCAGGGCATAGATAAAGAAAAAGTTGGAGAGATGGCGGCCATCATTCGCAGGGTTCGTCCTCCTGAGCCTTACAAAGGCAAAGGGATAAGGTATGCCGGAGAACAAATCCGCCGCAAGCAAGGAAAGGCTGGAAAGATAGGCAAAGGAGGCAAGAAGTGA
- the rpmD gene encoding 50S ribosomal protein L30: MKAGNGKIRITLVKSPIGYSKEQKDTLKALGLRRLWQTVEKEKSPAILGMVNKVSHLVKVEEVS; this comes from the coding sequence ATGAAGGCCGGGAACGGTAAAATTCGTATAACCCTGGTAAAGAGCCCTATAGGCTACTCCAAAGAACAAAAGGATACCCTCAAGGCCTTGGGGCTCAGAAGGCTCTGGCAGACGGTGGAAAAGGAGAAAAGCCCTGCGATTTTGGGGATGGTGAATAAGGTTTCTCATCTGGTTAAGGTGGAGGAGGTGTCATGA
- the rpmC gene encoding 50S ribosomal protein L29, which translates to MKPQDIREMTDEEIRAKIEELYRELFNLRFQKAIGQAKNTARFKEVRRDIARLKTILRERELGIYPPKEG; encoded by the coding sequence ATGAAGCCTCAGGATATAAGGGAAATGACTGATGAGGAAATCAGGGCGAAAATTGAGGAACTTTATCGGGAACTTTTCAACCTGCGCTTCCAGAAGGCTATAGGGCAGGCCAAGAACACTGCTCGCTTCAAAGAAGTGCGCAGGGATATAGCGCGCCTCAAGACCATCTTGAGGGAAAGGGAGTTAGGCATCTATCCCCCCAAGGAGGGTTAA
- the rplR gene encoding 50S ribosomal protein L18 has translation MSWEKDRAEARKRRHRRVRKKVFGTPERPRLNVFRSLKHIYAQIIDDTIGHTMVAASTLDPAIREKIKGKTKTEQAREVGRLLAQRALARGITRVAFDRGGYKYHGRVKALADGARESGLEF, from the coding sequence GTGAGCTGGGAGAAGGATAGAGCTGAGGCTCGCAAGAGGCGCCACAGGCGTGTGCGCAAAAAAGTCTTTGGCACACCCGAGCGCCCACGCCTTAACGTTTTCCGAAGCCTTAAGCACATATACGCTCAGATTATTGATGATACCATAGGCCATACCATGGTAGCGGCTTCAACCCTTGACCCCGCTATCAGGGAGAAGATAAAGGGTAAAACCAAGACCGAACAGGCCAGGGAAGTGGGGCGCCTTCTGGCCCAGAGGGCTCTGGCCAGAGGGATAACCAGGGTTGCCTTCGATAGAGGTGGATACAAATATCACGGTCGGGTCAAGGCTCTGGCCGATGGTGCTCGTGAAAGTGGGCTGGAATTCTAA
- the rplX gene encoding 50S ribosomal protein L24: MMRKIKKGDTVEVISGDEKGKRGSVQKVIIGKRRDGSRDPNDVRVIVSGVNLVKKHQRRLPGGRGRTQYGIIDIEAPIHISNVALVCPKCDKPTRVGFKVFEDGTKSRFCKRCGELID, encoded by the coding sequence ATTATGAGAAAAATAAAGAAAGGCGATACCGTTGAAGTCATAAGTGGCGACGAAAAGGGCAAGCGAGGGTCTGTTCAGAAAGTTATCATTGGCAAGAGAAGGGATGGCTCCCGTGACCCCAACGATGTACGGGTCATAGTATCGGGGGTCAACCTGGTGAAGAAGCATCAGCGTCGCCTTCCCGGGGGGCGGGGCCGAACTCAGTATGGGATAATTGACATTGAAGCGCCAATTCACATTTCCAACGTGGCTCTGGTCTGCCCGAAGTGCGATAAGCCCACAAGGGTGGGTTTCAAAGTCTTTGAAGACGGAACTAAATCCCGCTTCTGCAAGCGCTGTGGCGAACTTATTGACTGA
- the rplB gene encoding 50S ribosomal protein L2, with the protein MGIKVYKPTSPGRRGMSVSTFEEITKKEPEKSLVVPLEKHSGRNHQGRITVRHRGGGHKRLYRIIDFKRDKIGIPGKVIAIEYDPNRSARIALVQYADGEKRYIIAPLGLKVGDTVMSGPEAEIKVGNALPLANIPVGTFIHNIELYPGRGGQLVRAAGTAAQLLAKEGDYAQVRLPSGEIRLIHLRCMATIGQVGNVDHANIRLGKAGRKRWLGWRPTVRGSAMSPRDHPHGGGEGRAPIGLPHPKTPWGKCALGKKTRRNKFTDKFIIKRRK; encoded by the coding sequence ATGGGGATTAAGGTTTACAAGCCTACTTCCCCTGGAAGAAGGGGGATGAGCGTTTCCACCTTTGAGGAAATAACCAAGAAAGAGCCCGAAAAATCCCTTGTGGTCCCTCTGGAGAAGCATTCGGGGCGGAACCATCAGGGGAGGATAACTGTCCGCCATCGCGGGGGAGGCCACAAGCGGCTCTATCGCATTATTGATTTCAAGAGGGATAAAATTGGGATCCCGGGCAAAGTTATAGCTATTGAATATGACCCCAACCGTTCGGCCCGGATCGCTCTTGTCCAGTATGCTGATGGGGAGAAGCGTTACATTATCGCTCCCCTGGGCCTCAAAGTAGGTGATACGGTCATGTCGGGGCCTGAGGCTGAGATAAAGGTGGGAAATGCTCTTCCTCTGGCCAACATTCCTGTGGGGACCTTTATCCACAACATTGAGCTCTATCCCGGCAGAGGGGGGCAACTGGTAAGGGCCGCAGGAACAGCCGCCCAGCTCCTGGCCAAAGAGGGGGATTACGCTCAGGTTCGGCTTCCGTCGGGGGAAATAAGGCTTATCCATTTGAGGTGCATGGCCACCATAGGCCAGGTGGGAAATGTGGACCATGCCAACATAAGGCTGGGCAAAGCTGGAAGGAAACGGTGGCTTGGGTGGCGTCCCACTGTCCGGGGTTCGGCCATGAGCCCGAGGGATCACCCCCACGGCGGAGGGGAGGGTAGAGCACCGATAGGCCTTCCTCACCCCAAAACTCCCTGGGGGAAGTGTGCTCTGGGCAAGAAAACCCGTCGCAACAAATTTACCGATAAGTTCATAATCAAGCGCAGGAAGTAA
- the rplE gene encoding 50S ribosomal protein L5, giving the protein MPRLKERYINYVIPTMMQEFGYKNVMQVPRLVKVVVNVGVGEAVQNPKAIDAAMQDLAIITGQKPIVRKARKSIAAFKLRAGTPIGVKVTLRGNRMYYFLDRLFNVALPRQRDFKGVPPDSFDGRGNYTLGLREQLVWPEIDYTKIDKVRGMEITIVTTAKTDQEAKRLLELLGMPFRR; this is encoded by the coding sequence ATGCCGAGGTTGAAGGAGCGTTACATAAACTATGTCATCCCGACCATGATGCAAGAGTTTGGTTATAAAAACGTAATGCAGGTGCCACGTCTGGTTAAGGTGGTGGTAAATGTTGGAGTGGGGGAAGCGGTCCAGAACCCGAAAGCCATAGATGCGGCGATGCAGGACCTGGCCATCATTACTGGCCAGAAGCCCATCGTCCGCAAGGCCAGGAAGTCCATAGCGGCTTTCAAGCTGAGGGCTGGCACTCCCATTGGGGTTAAAGTTACCTTAAGGGGCAACAGGATGTATTATTTTCTGGACAGACTCTTCAATGTGGCTTTACCTCGGCAGAGGGATTTTAAGGGAGTGCCTCCCGATTCCTTTGACGGGCGCGGGAATTACACCCTGGGGCTGAGGGAGCAGCTGGTCTGGCCCGAGATCGATTACACCAAGATTGACAAAGTCAGGGGTATGGAGATAACCATCGTGACCACTGCTAAAACCGATCAGGAAGCTAAGAGGCTCCTGGAGCTCCTAGGGATGCCTTTCAGAAGGTAA